The Alicyclobacillus macrosporangiidus CPP55 genome segment GGCGTGAGCACCTAGGTTCCACGCCATGCCGGGGCCTACCATTCATCGGGAAGAAGGAGGACTTGCAATGTCTGAAGCTTGGAGAAGTTATCTGGAGACCCATCGGGATCGATTTCTCAACGAATTCCTCGAACTGCTGCGCATCCCCAGCGTGTCCACCGAACCCACGCTGGCCGGAGAGGTGCGGCGGGCGGCCGAGTGGACCGCGGATCGATTGCGCCAGGCGGGCATCGAGAACGTCCAGGTGATGGACACCGAGTGCCACCCGGTCGTGTACGGCGACTGGCTGCACGCCGGGGCGGACAAGCCGACTCTCCTGTTCTACGGCCACTTCGACGTCCAACCGGCCGATCCGCTGGAGCTCTGGACCTCTCCGCCGTTCGATCCGCGCGTCGAAGACGGCTGCATCTTCGCCCGCGGCGCCAGCGACATGAAGGGGAGCCTGTTGCTGCCCGTGATCGCCTGCGAGGCCCTGTTGAAGACCGAGGGCAAGCTGCCCGTGAACGTCAAGTTCCTGTATGAGGGCGAGGAGGAGATCGGCAGCCCGTCGCTGACGCGGTTCATTCAGGAGAACCGGGACAGGCTCTCGTGCGACATGGTTGTGTGCGCGGACGGGGGCGTCGGGTCCGAGGACGATCCGGTGGTCAACGTCGGCCGCCGTGGCCTGACGGCCCTCGAGGTGACCGTGCGCAGCGCCAGCACCGACCTGCATTCCGGCGGCGCCGGCGGCATGGTGCACAATGCCCTGCACGCGCTGGTCCAGATCCTCGCCTCCATGCGTGACGAAGAGGGCCGCATCCTCGTCGAAGGCTTCTACGACGACGTGCGGCCGCTGACGGAGGAGGAGCGGGCGGAGATCGCGAAAGCCCCGTTCGACGCAGAGGCGTACAAGGCCGCCATCGGAATCAAGGACTTCTTCGGTGAGCCGGAGTACACCCCGCAGGAGCGCAACGTCGCGCGGCCGACCCTCGAAGTCAACGGCCTGTGGGGCGGCTACCAGGGCGCCGGGACGAAGACCGTCATCCCCTGCGAGGCGCACGCCAAGATCACCTGCCGCCTCGTGCCCAATCAAGATCCCGAGCGGGTGGCGAAGTGCGTGATCGATCACATCCACAAGGTGGCCCCACCCCAGGTCGAGGTCTCCATTGAGACGTTCCCGGGCGACGCGGACCCGTACCTGTTGCCGAAAGATCACCCGGGCCTCCAAGCCCTGGAGAAGGCCGTGGCGGCCGTGTCGAAGAAGTGGCCGGCCCGGGTGCGCGGCGGCGGGACGGTGCCCATCACAGGGATGATGAAGCGCCTGCTCGGCGTCGACACCATCACGCTCGGCGCCTCGGCCGGGATGGAGCGCGCCCACGCGCCGAACGAGTTCGTCCGCATCCGAAACTTCGAGCGGATCCA includes the following:
- a CDS encoding dipeptidase → MSEAWRSYLETHRDRFLNEFLELLRIPSVSTEPTLAGEVRRAAEWTADRLRQAGIENVQVMDTECHPVVYGDWLHAGADKPTLLFYGHFDVQPADPLELWTSPPFDPRVEDGCIFARGASDMKGSLLLPVIACEALLKTEGKLPVNVKFLYEGEEEIGSPSLTRFIQENRDRLSCDMVVCADGGVGSEDDPVVNVGRRGLTALEVTVRSASTDLHSGGAGGMVHNALHALVQILASMRDEEGRILVEGFYDDVRPLTEEERAEIAKAPFDAEAYKAAIGIKDFFGEPEYTPQERNVARPTLEVNGLWGGYQGAGTKTVIPCEAHAKITCRLVPNQDPERVAKCVIDHIHKVAPPQVEVSIETFPGDADPYLLPKDHPGLQALEKAVAAVSKKWPARVRGGGTVPITGMMKRLLGVDTITLGASAGMERAHAPNEFVRIRNFERIQYAYCMLLQELGAR